From a region of the Catharus ustulatus isolate bCatUst1 chromosome 11, bCatUst1.pri.v2, whole genome shotgun sequence genome:
- the MARVELD3 gene encoding MARVEL domain-containing protein 3 translates to MGAKDSELEADRTGDGEEPGLGWAGLAAAAARGLDGSLPSLPSSLLSAVAGAEAEGPRGSRAVPGSLERRRWLYLRTGRACCQMVEVLLAALILVCSSVSCGSAGGYTGLSALGGIYYYQYGGAYSGFSGADGERAQQLDQRFYLLKLPVARAAMAVAGCLLVFPCVLILVGVLRVPWHLPAWLLIECTLYIVIAVGTVPALYYFLHSLLSVYNSSVCKEREQLYQNKGYQGFWCSLHGAEIAAGLLGCLAAMAYLLSAGLAVRDYRTGHEQKQKPLQL, encoded by the exons ATGGGGGCCAAGGAttcagagctggaggcag ACCGGACTGGCGACGGCGAGGAGccggggctgggatgggctgggctagcggcggcggcggcgaggggCCTGGACGGGtcactgccatccctgccatcaTCTCTCCTTAGCGCCGTAGCcggagcagaggcagaggggcCGCGGGGAAGCCGCGCCGTACCGGGGTCGCTGGAGCGCCGGCGCTGGCTGTACCTGCGCACGGGCCGGG CCTGCTGCCAGATGGTGGAGGTCCTGCTCGCCGCCCTGATCCTGGTCTGCAGCTCCGTGTCTTGCGGCTCGGCGGGAGGATACACCGGCCTCTCGGCCCTGGGGGGCATCTACTACTACCAGTACGGCGGGGCCTACAGCGGCTTCAGCGGAGCGGATGgggagcgagcccagcagcTTGACCAGCGTTTCTACCTACTGAAGCTGCCTGTTGCAAGGGCAGCTATGGCCGTGGCAGGGTGTCTCCTGGTCTTCCCTTGTGTTCTTATTTTGGTTGGTGTTCTGCGGGTCCCGTGgcacctcccagcctggctgctaaTTGAATGCACCCTGTACATAGTGATTGCAGTTGGCACAGTGCCTGCTCTGTACTATTTCCTCCATTCTCTGCTCAGCGTTTATAATTCATCAGTGTGTAAAGAGAGAGAGCAGCTTTATCAAAACAAAGGCTATCAGGGCTTCTGGTGCAGCCTTCACGGGGCAGAGATTGCTGCTGGCCTCTTGGGCTGCCTGGCTGCCATGGCATACCTGCTCAGTGCAGGCTTAGCTGTCAGAGATTACAGGACAGGTCATGAACAGAAACAGAAGCCACTGCAATTATAA
- the TAT gene encoding tyrosine aminotransferase, which yields MDSYLIQVNGHGDHAPMLDVHLKNTGNTISPGKVKGRKPRWAVRASEMSKKTFNPVRAIVDSMKVEPNPKKAMISLSLGDPTVFGNLPTNDEVTRSVKEVLDSGQYNGYAPSVGYQSCREAVAAYYNCPEAPLKAQDVILTSGCSQAIELALAVLANPGQNILVPRPGFSLYKTLALSMGIEVKLYNLLPEKAWEIDLEHLESLVDEKTACLIVNNPSNPCGSVFSKSHLQEILAVASRQCVPILADEIYGDMVFADCKYEPIATLSTNVPILSCGGLAKRWLVPGWRMGWILIHDRRDIFGNEIRDGLVRLSQRILGPCTIVQGALERILHRTPPEFYHNTLSILKSNADLCYAALSAIPGLQPVRPAGAMYLMVEIEMEHFPEFENDVEFTERLISEQSVFCLPATCFEYPNFFRVVITVPEEMILEACSRIQEFCEMHYQGAEGAQDLECDK from the exons ATGGACTCGTACCTCATCCAAGTGAATGGCCATGGAGATCATGCCCCTATGCTAGATGTTCATCTGAAGAACACTGGGAATACCATATCACCAGGGAAAGTGAAGGGTCGGAAGCCAAGATGGGCTGTCAGGGCTTCTGAAATGTCAAAGAAGACTTTTAATCCTGTTCGAGCCATCGTAGACAGCATGAAGGTGGAGCCCAACCCAAAGAAAGCCATGATCTCTTTGTCCTTAG GAGACCCAACGGTTTTTGGAAACCTTCCCACAAATGATGAGGTCACACGGTCTGTGAAGGAGGTTTTGGACTCAGGACAGTACAATGGTTATGCTCCATCTGTTG GCTACCAGTCCTGCcgggaagctgtggctgcatACTACAACTGCCCAGAAGCACCACTGAAGGCCCAG GATGTCATCTTAACAAGCGGCTGCAGCCAGGCCATAGAGCttgccttggcagtgctggccaACCCAGGCCAGAACATCCTGGTGCCACGGCCTGGCTTCTCCCTCTACAAGACTCTGGCATTGTCTATGGGGATAGAGGTCAAACTCTATAACCTCTTG CCAGAGAAGGCCTGGGAAATTGATTTGGAACACTTGGAGTCCTTGGTGGATGAGAAAACAGCTTGTCTCATTGTGAACAACCCATCAAACCCTTGTGGCTCTGTGTTCAGCAAGAGCCACCTCCAGGAGATCCTGGCAG TGGCATCAAGACAGTGTGTGCCCATCCTGGCTGATGAGATCTACGGAGACATG GTATTTGCTGACTGCAAGTATGAACCCATTGCAACTCTCAGCACCAATGTGCCAATCTTGTCCTGTGGTGGCTTGGCAAAGCGATGGCTAGTCCCTGGCTGGCGGATGGGCTGGATCCTAATTCATGACAGGAGAGACATCTTTGGTAATGAG ATCAGGGATGGCCTTGTAAGACTGAGTCAAAGGATCCTAGGACCCTGTACGATTGTCCAAGGAGCACTGGAGCGTATCTTGCACCGAACACCACCTGAGTTCTACCACAACACCCTAAGCATCCTCAAG tctaATGCTGACCTTTGTTATGCTGCCTTATCAGCTATCCCTGGCCTTCAGCCTGTGAGGCCTGCTGGAGCCATGTACCTGATG GTTGAGATTGAGATGGAGCATTTTCCGGAGTTTGAAAATGATGTGGAGTTCACTGAGCGACTCATCTCGGAGCAGTCTGTGTTCTGCTTGCCAGCCACG tgCTTTGAGTATCCAAACTTCTTCCGCGTAGTGATCACCGTGCCTGAGGAGATGATCTTGGAGGCCTGCAGTCGCATTCAGGAGTTCTGTGAGATGCACTACCAGGGTGCTGAGGGGGCCCAGGATCTGGAGTGTGACAAGTAG